The following DNA comes from Oncorhynchus masou masou isolate Uvic2021 chromosome 21, UVic_Omas_1.1, whole genome shotgun sequence.
ggttttcaaaaAACAGAAACacttcatttacataagtattcagaccctttgctatgagactcgaaagagagctcaagtgcatcctgtttccaatgatcatccttgaaatgtttctacaacttgattggagccaacttgtggtaaattcaattgattggacaagatttggaaaggtacacacaagtctatataagttcccacagttgacagtgcatgtaagagcaaaaaatcaagccatgaggtcgaaggaattgtccgtatagctctgagacaggattgtgtcgaggcacagatctggggatgggtaccaaaacatttcagcagcattgaaggtccccaagaacacactggcctccatcgttcttaaatggaagaagtttggaaacaccaatactcttcctagagccggCTGCCTGGACAAATTGAgctatcgggggagaagggccttggtcagggaggtgaccaagaactggattgtcactctgacagagctccagagttcctctgtggaacgggagaaccttccagaaggacaaccatctctgcagcactccaccaatcaggcctgtatggtagagtggccagacgaagccactccttagtaaaaggcacatagcagccagcttggagttcgccaaaaggcacctaaagactttcagatcatgagaaacaagattctctgctctgatgaatccaaggttgaactctttggcctgaatgccaagcatcatgtctggaggaatcctggcaccatccctacggtgaagcacggtgatggcagcatcatgctgtggggatgtttttcagcgtcagggactgggagacatggagggaaagatgaacggagcaaggtacagagagatccttgatgaaaacctgctccagaacgctcaggacctcagactggggctaaggttcaccttccaacagaacaatgaccctaagcacacagccaagacactgcaggagtggctttcggacaagactctgaatgcccttgagtgacccagccgagcccggacttcaacctgatcaaacatctctggagagacctaaaaatagcagcaacgctccccatccaacctgacagagcttgagaggatctgcaaagaatgggagaaacttcccaaatacaggtgtgcaaagctttgtACCGTCACAacaaagaagactcaaggctgtaattgctgccaaaggtacttcaaagtactaagggtctgaatacttatgtaaatatgatatttccgttttttatttaaaaatgtccaaaaacctgcttttgctttgtcattatggggttgatTGAGGgagaattttttttaattttagaataagactgtaacgtaacaaaatgtggaaagtgtcaaggggtctgaatactttccgaaggcactgtaggtatgtACATGCGGTTGTAGGGGCAGTTGTAGTGGTGGTTGTAGGAGCAGttgtagtggtggttgtagtggtagtggtggttgtagtggtagtggtggttgtaGGGGCAGttgtagtggtggttgtagtggtagtggtggttgtaGGGGCTGAAAGACCAGTACAGAAGACACTGAGGTCAGAGTCAGTCCCACTGGAGGAGAAGGTGACAAAGCCAGGCTGGTCACTGCTGATCTGGCTGTTGATCCAGGTCTGGTACTGGGACACTCTGGTGTACACTCCTGGGAATTTTGCCAGGGCACAGCCTTTGCCGAAACTCACAACACCAGACTGGATCCAGCGAGTACCCTGATTGGTTACCATCGGACCTCCGGAGTCCCCCTATGCATAGACAGATTTACAGTGTCACTGAGATTGCATTTTCACAGGATTATGAAACAGGTTTCCCAGATGAAGCACAGTCTCAGATGAGAAACCATTTACAATGTGAACATGCTTTTTAGACTAGGTTTAGGTATAACCTGTGTCCGGGGAATCGGACCAATATGTAATTGACCCACAATGTAATAAACAAAAAGAATAACCAAGAGATTTTACCTGACAGGAATCCTTTCCTCCTGCTGCTAGACCAGCACAGATCATGTTGTCTGTGATTGAACCTACTCCATAGTTAAAGTTACACAGCCTGTTTCCCACTACTGGCACATCCACCTCCTGTAGGGTGTTTGGTGAGGGCAGGGACACTGAGGAGATGGGAGACACATTCAGACAAGTACAGTTAGTACAACATGATTTGAAATGCATTACTTGATCGATTCATTTTGAAGGTTTATTTGAGGAAAATGTATTTTGTTACAATTGATCACTCCTATTATAttacaaatatattttacatattgTCTATTGCCCATGCATTAGATTTagtctctcccatcagatctcACCTCCACTGCGGATGGTGCCCCAGCCAGTGACCCAGCAAGTAGTGCCGGCATGAAAAGAGCTGCCTGGTGCAGCTAGGCAGACTGGCCGGATGTAGTTGGTAAAAGTCACAGGAGAGGAGAGCTTGAGAAGACACATGTCGTTGTCATTAGTACTTCTGGTGTAGTTGGGGTGGGACATGATCTGAGTGACCCCGCGGTCCACCTCGTTGGGGTTAGAGCCCTTCTGGTTCTGACGACCAACGTAGACCACCAAATTTGATGTACTGGGGCtgagataatatatatatatatataaaaagataACAGAAATGCTGTAAAAGGAGGCTCAATTGAGTTATGATTAGGTTTGGTGTAAGAGATAAATGTTGGGATTCTAGCAATCCTGCAATTCCTCACCTGGAGAAGCAGTGAGCAGCAGTCAGCACCCACTCTTTGTTGATTAGGGATCCCCCACAAAAATGCCTGCCAAATCTGTGCAGACTGGCCTGCCATGGCCAACTCCCTGCAAGAGCATCCTGACCCCCCACAATCCTAGTGTTGAGAGTGGTTCCGCATACTAACAGAGACACATATGGATGAAGGTTTACAAAATGGAGCACACAAAGGAAGTGAAGAGATTGAAACCTCACTAGTTAGTGAATAGGTGCATGGTAATGTCATTCAATGAGAAAAATACTTACCATCCAACTGAGAGTGAGACCCTAaaaacaggagaggagaaaaacaGTTGAACAGTTTGGTTTTGGCACACTGTGGGACAACATGTAACTTAACTCTTTGCACCCTACTGGTTTTACAATTGCAGCCACATAAGGAATTAGAATAATTGAACAGGATCTCTATGGTAGTAACATAGAGTCTTAGACCACAGCCAGCAAGCCAGTCAATCAATTAGTCAGTGTATTTAGTGTCGTTCCATAGTTTCCATGTGAGCGAACTTTGTATGCTGGATGCTTGTCATGAGTCATTGGATTGTTTGACAAAACGCCATCTGTCAAAACTAATTTAATCACTGCGTATGTTACCGAACATTACTGTACACTTAACATCATCCCGAATGTGCGTTTGTAACAGAAAACACCGTGAGTCGGGAAGCAGGTGCAGATGTGCGTAATAATAAGTCAATGCAGAAGAACATATGAGAAgcgagattctctggtctgatgaaactaagattgaattgtttggcctgaatgcgaagcgtcacatctggaggaaacctggcaccatctctaaggtgaagcatggtggtggtggcagcatcatactgtggggggggggggttcagcggcagggattggaagacttgtcaggatcgacggaaagatgaacggagcagaaagatccttgatgaaaacctgctccgaaGGGCTCAGGACCCCAGCCTaaagcgaaggttcaccttccaacaggacagcaaccctaagcacacagccaaggcaacgcaggagtggcttcgggacaagtctcaatgtccttgaattgcccagtcagagcccgtaattgaacccgatcaaacatctctggagagacctgaaaatagctgtgcagtgaccctccccatccaacctaacagagtttgcgaggatctgcagagaagaatgggtgaaactccccaaatacaggtgtgcccagCTTAAAGGTGAATCAAAAaggactgagtaaagggtctgaatagttatgtaaatgtgatatttcagttttgttttttaatacatttgaaaaaaatatatacaaataatgtttttgcttagtcatcatggggtattatgtgaagattgatgagggaaaaaacaatgtaatcaattttagaataaggctgtaatgtaacaaaatgtggaaaaagtcaaggggtctgagtacgaATGCACGGTATATACATTTTAGGaggataaatatatattttttaaaagtgGTGTTAATGTTATGGTTAACTTTGTGCCAAACTGTTCATTCAGGATTTTCGTCTGGAAACATTTCATCCAAACAATACAATAACAAGAATAAAAAAATCACAATCATCCAGTAAAGGAAGCGTTGTGGTCACAACAGAGTCATCGTGGCTGTAGGACTATATGGGGATTTCACCAAAAATAATACAAAGAACGTAACCCAAATTGCCCTTCTATTGCCTCTAATGTTTTGAATCTTCCCAAGTGGCTTCCTCTCCTGGGATCTGAAAGACCTGGACAATGTGAAAGCAACCCTGGTAAATGTCTGCCTTCACACTTCAACCTCTCTGTCTTTTCATACCCATAAAGGAGAACAGACAAGGTGAGGGATCCACTGGACTGCTGATATTGGCAACCAGAACCGTGAGAGACTTGTGGACTACTGATAAGCACCCTAGTTCTGTGTGCTCTGTGggtgtgtctggctggctggcttcaCATTCAGTCCCCACCCACTAAATTAAAATCaggtcatgtttttttttttttataaatgcaTACAACACACAAAGAGGCAAATAACAATCGACAAATCAGACTTCTCTATTGCAAAATTATACATTTCTACAAATTCATTGCAGTAAATATTGCATTACATAATGAACATATCAAATATTGTATTCCATCCAACTGTTGTGTGTGAGAACAAACATTTTGATTTGAGGCACAACTTTCCTGTCGACACCAATTTTGATACACTTTGGAACCTCAATTTCCTCCCTGTACTCTGTCCTTAAGATAACGACAACAAGCATTGATTACATTGGTGACTCAAGCTAACTGTTTCCAGTAAGATGGAGTTGTCAGCTGAAGGTGAAACATTTCCTTGACGTGTTGAAAAGCCATTCTATGGTCTTGCTCAACTCTCCATACGCTTCAGAGGGAATGTTGCatgcacacaaaaacacacacatacgcacacatcaGTGATAGGCCTAATTAATTAAAGGTGCCTTTTTCACATCAGTTCCACTGGCACAAACAGGAAGAAGTGTCCATCATTTTACAGGTGCACTGGCTTTACAGCTGTATTAGATCTAAGAACTAACCACCGTCATACAGGCCACATATGTGGTGCAAGTGTCaatatacatatatgtatttttttagaatgtacagttgaagtcagaagtttacatacacttaggttggagtcaataactcgttttttaaccactccaaaaatgtcttgttaacaaactatagttttggcaagtcggttaggacatctattttgtgcatgacacaagacatttttccaaaaattgtttacagacagattatttgactcataattcactgtatcacaattccagtgggtcagaagtttacaaacactaagttaactgtgcctttaaacagcttggaaaattccagagattgatgtcatggctttagaagcttctgataggctaattgacatcatttgagtcaattggagatctacctgtggatgtatttcaaggccaaccttcaaactcagtgcctctttgcttgacattatggggaaatcaaaagagccaagacctcagaaaacagaaaacaaaacaaattgtagacctccagagttatggttcatccttgggagcaatttccaaacgcttgaaggtaccatgttcatctgtacaaacaatagtacgcaagtataaacaccatgggaccacgtagccatcatactgctcaagatggagacgcgttctgtctcctagagatgaacatactttggtgcgaaaagtgcaaatcaatcccagaataacagcaaaggatcttgtgaatgtgctggaggaaacaggtacaaaaatatctatatccacagtaaaacaagtcctatattgacaaccCGAAAGGCTTGACAAGGAAGAAGATACTGCTCAAAAAAACGACATAAAAAAATCCAGACCaatgtttgcaactgcacatgagaacaaagattgtactttttggagaaatgttctctggtctgatgaaacaaaaatataactgtttggccatattgaccatcattatgtttggaggaaaaagggggaggcttgcaagccaaataacaccatcccaaacgtgaagcacggaggtggcagcatcatgttgtgggggtgctttgctgcaggagggactggtgcacttcacaaaatagattgcatcatgaggaaggaaaattatgtggatatatcgatgcaacatctcaagacatctgtcaggaagctaaagcttggtcgcaaatgggtcttccaaatggacccaaatgaccccaagcatgcttccaaagttatggcaaaatggcttaaggacaacaaagtcaaggtattggagtggccatcacaaaccctgacctcaatcctatagaacatttgtgggcagaactgaaaaagcgtgtacaagcaaggaggcctacaaacctgacttagttacacca
Coding sequences within:
- the LOC135508048 gene encoding transmembrane protease serine 9-like isoform X1 codes for the protein METMEVYKALCLMNLLVIFLSKGSHSQLDVCGTTLNTRIVGGQDALAGSWPWQASLHRFGRHFCGGSLINKEWVLTAAHCFSSPSTSNLVVYVGRQNQKGSNPNEVDRGVTQIMSHPNYTRSTNDNDMCLLKLSSPVTFTNYIRPVCLAAPGSSFHAGTTCWVTGWGTIRSGVSLPSPNTLQEVDVPVVGNRLCNFNYGVGSITDNMICAGLAAGGKDSCQGDSGGPMVTNQGTRWIQSGVVSFGKGCALAKFPGVYTRVSQYQTWINSQISSDQPGFVTFSSSGTDSDLSVFCTGLSAPTTTTTTTTTTTTAPTTTTTTTTTTTTTTTTTTAPTTTTTTAPTTASVVCGSASSSLNSHVGGGSSLATAGLWPWIASIQTNGRHVCGGTLVAVDSVMSDASCFSSQANATEWTVILGRLKQSGSNPHEVTQNVISITMSNVTGNNVAILRLASQPTLSDYIQPICVDKGTRTFSTGTPCWVAGWATGQGGAEEVLQEFQTSVVECVNVSSTDNICTRAVTLLQGNAGGPLMCKHGNSWFQTAVLTVDSSSNTTSNNSTYKARWSRDPRTSPIQVFTQTSHFQNFLAANLGTFLSPATSAGGSSGASLAHSSLLLFSLSSVLLLGWY
- the LOC135508048 gene encoding testisin-like isoform X5, encoding METMEVYKALCLMNLLVIFLSKGSHSQLDVCGTTLNTRIVGGQDALAGSWPWQASLHRFGRHFCGGSLINKEWVLTAAHCFSSPSTSNLVVYVGRQNQKGSNPNEVDRGVTQIMSHPNYTRSTNDNDMCLLKLSSPVTFTNYIRPVCLAAPGSSFHAGTTCWVTGWGTIRSGVSLPSPNTLQEVDVPVVGNRLCNFNYGVGSITDNMICAGLAAGGKDSCQGDSGGPMVTNQGTRWIQSGVVSFGKGCALAKFPGVYTRVSQYQTWINSQISSDQPGFVTFSSSGTDSDLSVFCTGLSAPTTTTTTTTTTTTAPTTTTTTTTTTTTTTTTTTAPTTTTTTAPTTASVVCGSASSSLNSHVGGGSSLATAGLWPWIASIQTNGRHVCGGTLVAVDSVMSDASCFSSQANATEWTVILGRLKQSGSNPHEVTQNVISITMSNVTGNNVAILRLASQPTLSDYIQPICVDKGTRTFSTGTPCWVAGWATGQGGGVSKSPTTSRTALSGSW